Proteins from a genomic interval of Desulforegulaceae bacterium:
- a CDS encoding ATP-binding cassette domain-containing protein gives MAKDLLLDIKNITICYQDFLALPGTSFSISKGENILVTGKNGSGKTSLMKAITGEVPICKGNISRYHKLPLSKNILYISFENLRKIMRKQVNLEEAEYYSGKKIKPDVLSILDDKNPFYKTFDLNSFKDKNIDNLSSGELRKFQILKAFEDKPELIILDEPFDGLDLNSVKLLKQIVLDICSSDISFILVTHRLDEIPGCKFRYLAIDDNKVFEVENPDILKISGKKTPDLSEFLERKVSFKKEVIASLVNCNVFYGEKKVLENINLQISRGDKWVIKGENGCGKSTLLSLITGDNLQVYSNDVKVFGKKRGGGTTIWELKKNTGFISPSLHLQYDKKIEAYKVLISGYYDSIGLYKKPDKKQIDTASYIFKKFGIEEFFYKNFLFLSYGQQRLIFILRALIKNPDLIIMDEPCHGLDPYYRKIVLDIVKVICKMSHKSLIYVTHLDSELDFDYDYVFEFIRKKDSSGYYTKTIKV, from the coding sequence ATGGCAAAAGATTTACTCCTTGATATAAAAAACATCACTATTTGCTACCAGGATTTTTTGGCCTTGCCCGGAACATCTTTTTCCATTTCCAAGGGTGAAAATATTCTTGTAACAGGAAAAAACGGCAGTGGAAAAACTTCTCTTATGAAGGCAATAACTGGAGAAGTACCCATTTGCAAAGGCAATATTTCCCGCTATCATAAGCTTCCTTTAAGTAAAAATATTTTATATATTTCATTTGAAAACCTAAGAAAAATAATGCGAAAGCAGGTAAATCTTGAGGAGGCTGAGTATTATTCAGGTAAAAAAATAAAGCCTGATGTTTTGTCCATTTTAGATGATAAAAACCCTTTTTATAAAACTTTTGATCTAAATTCATTTAAAGATAAAAACATAGATAATCTTTCAAGTGGTGAATTAAGAAAATTTCAAATTTTAAAAGCCTTTGAAGATAAGCCCGAACTTATAATTCTTGATGAGCCTTTTGATGGGCTTGATTTAAACTCAGTTAAGCTTCTAAAGCAGATTGTTTTAGATATTTGTTCTTCAGATATAAGTTTTATTCTTGTAACCCATAGATTGGATGAAATCCCAGGGTGTAAATTCAGATATCTTGCCATTGATGACAATAAAGTGTTTGAGGTTGAAAATCCTGATATTTTAAAAATTTCAGGTAAAAAGACCCCTGATTTATCGGAATTTCTAGAAAGGAAAGTCTCTTTTAAAAAAGAAGTTATTGCCAGTCTTGTAAACTGCAATGTTTTTTATGGAGAAAAAAAAGTTCTTGAAAATATAAATCTTCAAATTTCAAGGGGAGACAAATGGGTTATCAAAGGTGAGAACGGTTGCGGCAAATCAACACTTTTATCTCTTATCACAGGAGATAATCTCCAGGTTTACTCAAACGATGTAAAGGTTTTTGGAAAAAAAAGAGGTGGAGGAACAACTATCTGGGAGCTTAAAAAAAACACAGGATTTATTTCTCCCTCATTGCATTTGCAGTATGATAAAAAAATTGAAGCCTATAAAGTTTTAATTTCCGGTTATTATGATTCCATAGGACTTTATAAAAAACCTGATAAAAAGCAGATTGATACAGCAAGCTATATTTTTAAAAAGTTTGGTATTGAAGAGTTTTTTTATAAAAATTTTCTTTTTCTTTCCTATGGACAGCAAAGACTGATTTTTATTTTAAGGGCTCTTATTAAAAATCCTGACCTCATTATCATGGATGAACCCTGTCATGGTCTTGACCCTTATTATAGAAAGATTGTTCTTGATATTGTAAAAGTCATTTGTAAAATGTCACATAAGTCTTTAATCTATGTAACACACTTGGACTCAGAACTTGATTTTGATTATGATTATGTTTTTGAATTTATAAGGAAAAAAGATAGTTCAGGTTATTATACAAAAACAATAAAAGTTTAA